A genome region from Thermoanaerobacterium xylanolyticum LX-11 includes the following:
- a CDS encoding peptidylprolyl isomerase, with amino-acid sequence MNALKLKRLGAFLALTLVLTTLTSCGVNKNIVAKVDGQDITLKEYQDSFNQVKAQIESDPQYTKDIWNQNYNEQKFIDVVENSVLDNLILEKLLLKEAEKEKFTAKDKEITDEYSAEKATNSKVTKEMAKDNVLINKLVDSWTKNVKVTDSEALKYYNDNKSQFEVVKASHILVSDEKTANEIYDKLMKGANFADLAKQYSIDTSTKDNGGELGEFTRGTMVKEFEDAAFALKPGEISKPVKTQYGYHIIKSEAKYTKSFDEAKSSIISYLENNKKQDIFNQKSEALKKAAKIEKFPQNIKVTI; translated from the coding sequence ATGAATGCATTGAAGCTTAAAAGATTAGGAGCATTTTTAGCATTGACGTTGGTCCTTACTACACTGACTTCTTGCGGTGTAAACAAAAACATTGTTGCGAAAGTTGATGGTCAAGACATAACGTTAAAAGAATATCAGGATTCATTTAATCAGGTTAAGGCGCAGATAGAAAGCGATCCACAGTACACTAAAGATATCTGGAATCAAAACTACAATGAGCAAAAGTTTATTGACGTAGTTGAGAATTCTGTATTGGACAATCTGATTCTGGAGAAGCTTTTACTGAAAGAAGCTGAAAAAGAGAAGTTTACAGCGAAAGACAAAGAAATAACCGATGAATACAGTGCGGAAAAAGCCACAAACAGCAAAGTCACCAAAGAGATGGCGAAAGACAATGTCCTTATAAATAAGCTTGTAGATAGCTGGACGAAAAATGTAAAAGTTACTGACAGTGAAGCTTTAAAATACTATAACGACAATAAAAGTCAGTTTGAGGTTGTTAAAGCCAGCCATATATTGGTTTCTGACGAGAAAACTGCCAATGAAATATACGATAAGCTTATGAAGGGCGCTAACTTTGCGGATCTTGCAAAACAATATTCGATAGATACTTCCACAAAGGACAATGGCGGTGAACTTGGAGAGTTTACAAGAGGCACAATGGTAAAAGAATTTGAAGATGCTGCATTTGCTCTAAAGCCGGGAGAAATATCGAAGCCGGTTAAGACACAGTATGGATATCACATAATAAAATCAGAAGCAAAGTACACAAAGTCTTTTGATGAAGCAAAAAGCAGCATAATATCCTACTTGGAAAACAACAAAAAGCAAGACATATTTAATCAGAAATCAGAAGCTTTAAAGAAAGCAGCTAAGATTGAGAAATTTCCTCAGAATATAAAAGTAACAATATAA
- the spoVT gene encoding stage V sporulation protein T → MKATGIVRRIDDLGRVVIPKEIRRTLRIREGDPLEIFTDREGEIILKKYSPISELGDFAQEYADSIYQSTKQPVCITDGDNVIAVAGMPKKELIDKPISPELEKYMEEKRTVILGEGKDKGTIAIAEGQEFMPVSQVIVPIISRGDTIGTVIIFTRESGVVLTDVEAKIAETAATFLGKQMEE, encoded by the coding sequence TTGAAAGCGACTGGAATTGTTAGAAGAATAGATGACCTTGGAAGAGTTGTAATTCCAAAGGAAATAAGAAGAACATTGAGGATTAGAGAAGGTGATCCGTTAGAGATTTTCACTGACAGAGAAGGTGAAATAATATTAAAGAAGTACTCTCCTATAAGTGAACTTGGAGACTTTGCACAAGAATATGCAGACAGCATATATCAATCAACAAAACAACCTGTTTGCATAACAGATGGTGACAATGTCATTGCTGTTGCAGGGATGCCTAAAAAAGAATTGATTGACAAACCGATAAGTCCAGAGTTAGAAAAGTACATGGAGGAAAAGAGGACTGTTATACTTGGCGAAGGCAAAGATAAAGGCACTATTGCAATAGCAGAAGGACAGGAATTTATGCCAGTATCACAGGTTATAGTTCCGATTATTTCACGAGGTGATACGATTGGAACTGTAATAATCTTTACGAGAGAAAGCGGCGTTGTTCTTACTGATGTTGAGGCTAAAATAGCTGAAACTGCTGCTACATTCTTAGGAAAACAAATGGAAGAATAA
- the yabG gene encoding sporulation peptidase YabG → MPFKVNDIVVRKSHGFDLLFKVIDVIENRGTRHYLLHGLNMRIIADAPEDDLMPASLTRINEYDEPYQKKANYLIKKIAQSKDFRKSNVMRSNRSEPYGKPGTVLHIDGDEGYLNICLDAYKKANIIAYGEIVDEKEQPDKVVALLNKYKPDILVLTGHDGVKNTRNYSDLNNYRNSKYFVEAVKKARSYEPSLDDLVIFAGACQSNYEALISSGANYASSPERVLIHCLDPVLVCEKVAYAHINEIVKIEELIQDTITGSAGIGGLQTMGKFRYGVPKAKF, encoded by the coding sequence ATGCCTTTTAAAGTCAATGACATAGTAGTGAGGAAATCACACGGTTTTGATTTGCTGTTTAAAGTTATAGATGTCATAGAAAATAGAGGAACGAGACATTATCTGTTACACGGACTAAATATGCGCATTATTGCTGATGCACCTGAAGATGATCTTATGCCGGCTTCATTGACCAGGATTAACGAATACGATGAACCATATCAGAAAAAAGCAAATTATCTAATTAAAAAGATTGCTCAATCAAAAGATTTTAGAAAATCAAATGTGATGCGATCAAACCGAAGTGAGCCGTACGGCAAACCTGGCACGGTTCTCCATATAGATGGCGATGAAGGATATCTAAATATTTGCTTAGATGCATACAAGAAGGCAAATATAATAGCTTATGGAGAAATAGTAGATGAAAAAGAGCAGCCTGATAAAGTGGTGGCTTTACTAAATAAATACAAACCGGATATATTGGTACTGACAGGACATGATGGCGTGAAAAACACCAGAAACTATTCAGATCTAAACAACTATAGAAACTCAAAGTATTTTGTAGAAGCTGTAAAAAAAGCCAGAAGCTATGAGCCATCGTTGGATGATTTGGTGATTTTTGCAGGTGCTTGCCAGTCTAATTACGAAGCGTTAATATCATCAGGAGCAAATTATGCAAGTTCACCTGAAAGAGTGCTGATACACTGTCTTGATCCTGTTTTGGTGTGTGAAAAAGTAGCTTACGCTCATATAAATGAGATAGTAAAAATTGAAGAACTTATTCAGGATACCATCACAGGTTCGGCAGGGATTGGCGGATTGCAGACGATGGGAAAGTTTAGATATGGCGTTCCAAAGGCTAAATTTTAG